The nucleotide window TCTTCCCAATGCCACAATATTGAATTGCTCGGGCATCCGACCTTCTATAAATAGATTGTAGAATGCTGGGAAAAGTTTTCTTTTTGCCAAATCTCCAGTTGCACCAAATATAATTATACTGGTCGGCTGCAACGCTTTGTTGTCATTCATAGATTTGACGCTTAATGATTTGTAGATTCCCACTGGGTATGAAAGACACCATCCTGATCTTTTCTCTGATAAGTGTGTGCACCAAAGTAATCGCGTTGTGCCTGGATCAGGTTCACGGGAAGATTTTCTGTAGTGTAAGCATCAAAATAGGCCAAGACCGTTTGTAATCCCAATGTGGAGATTCCATTGGAAGTTGCAAAACCAATGGTCTTTCTCAATGAACTGATCTTAGATTTTACAAGCTTCGAAATATTTTCATTAAGAAGAATATTCGATAAATTCTGATCTTCTGTATATGCTGCGTAGAAAGTTTCCAATAATGAAGAACGGATGATACAGCCACCACGCCAGATCTTCACGACATCTTTCAATGGAATTTCAAAATGATATTCTTCAGATGCTTTTACCAGAAGTGACAAACCTTGCGTGTAACTGATCAAGGTAGCCAGAAAAAGGGCATCACCAACTTCCTGCACGAATAGTTCGGTATTTTCCGGTTTCGCAATTTCTGATTTTGGATATAATTTGGACGCCAGGATCCTTTCATCTTTATAAGAAGACAAAGTTCTGGATGCCACAGCAGCATCGATGGTCGGAATAGCGACTCCGTTTTCCAATGCTTCCTCGGAAGTCCATTTTCCTGTTCCTTTGGATCCTGCTTTATCCAGAATTTGATCCAATAAAAATCCACCTGAAACGGAATCTTTCTGTTGGAAAATATCTCTTGTGATCTCAATTAAAAAAGAATTCAGCTCACCATTGTTCCAGTCTTTGAAAACTTCGTAAAGCTGGTCATTGCTAAGTTCTGCACCTCTATGAAGAAGGTCGTAGGCTTCACTGATGAGCTGCATGATGGCATATTCAATTCCGTTGTGCACCATTTTGACGTAATGTCCAGCGGCGTCTTTTCCCATGTAAGCAGTACACGATTCACCGTTCACTTTCGCAGCGATGGCCTCCAACATCGGACGAACGGAATGGAAAGCTTCCAGATCTCCACCAGGCATAATACTTGGTCCAAACCTCGCTCCTTTTTCTCCTCCGGAAACGCCCATTCCCATAAAATGCAAACCTAAAGTTGCAAGGTCACTAATACGTCGATTGGTATCTTGAAAATAAGAATTCCCGGCATCGATCACGATATCACCTTTGGTCAGGAGTGGTTTGATATTTTCTAATCCCGCATCTACTGGTTTTCCGGCGGGAACCATCAACACTATTTTTCTTGGTGTCTCTAACTTAGCCACAAATTCCTCAAGAGAATCTGTACCAGAAACAGTTGTTCCTGAAGTTGCGCCGTCTTCTAATTCCTGAACTTTCAATTTGTCAAGGTCAAAACCTGCAATAGAGAATCCATTATCTGCGATGTTGTAGAGGAGATTTCTCCCCATCACGCCAAGGCCGATCATTCCATAATTATACTTTTCCATTTTTTACTTAAAATTTACTTTATTTCATTTGTACAAAATCGTTCTTAATTTTGCACGATCAAATGTACGAAGATTGGGAATAATACGTGGATCGAAAATTCTTAATATTATGTTATAATTTCAAGATACAATCGACATCTATGCTTTCAGAAGCGCCAATTAGAATCACTCCCACAAAAAATTTTGAGGAGTTGGACAGCTTTGAAATTTATAGATATTAATTCAGAATAATTGAAAAAAATTGCACTGTCAGAATCAATATTGCATTTCAATTTCTAAGAAAAACATACCTGTAGAAAGGATATATTCTACCTCATTTAAATAATCAACTTAAATCACTATTTTACTACTGAAACTAATTTGATTTTTGATAAATTTGCGTTTTTAAATCTATGAATTATAAACTTGAACTGCAGACACAAGATCCTGGATCAAACATTGTCTTCAATAATATCATATTAGACGTTTTCAAAGTAAATATTGTTGAGAGGTACAGCGGGAAAATGAATATGAAACCGAAACTTTGCGAAGTGGTGTTTAAGGTAAGAACCTTGGACGACCAAATCATCAAAAAGAAGGATGGCAACGTCAATACCTACATAAGAAATGATGGATTTACCAACTACAAAACTTTTATAAATGTTCTTTCTTCCTATCACTACAAGAAAAAACTAATCAACAGAAAGGAAGCAGAGCAGGATTTTGTCCACTTTATTTTAAGTCTTGTAGTCACTAATTATGAATTGAATTAATACTCAAATAGAACAGCCCACAAAAAAAAGCCTTGAATTATCAAGGCTTCTCTTTTTTTAAAATCAATTAAGCTTTAGTAGCTTCCAAAGAAGTTTTTCTAAACTCTTTTAATAATTTTTCGATGCTTAAAGATGCTTTACGCGCTCTTGTACCAGCTGCTTTGTTTGATTTTTCTGCTTGCAATTCAGCGTCTGCTTTGAACGCTTCAAATTCTGCGTTGATTTTTTCGATTAATTCTGTCATAATAAAGTTGAATAAAAATTATTGGCCGCAAAAATACATTTTTCATCAAACAATTCTTATTTTTTTTATTATTAAATGTGCTATAAATAGCATATTTTCTCTTATTAGACTAATGTTTTAAATCTTCAATTCTAAATTAATCGGCAAATAACTGTCCAGAAAGAAAATTTTCCGTGGCAGAATGGATAAAATTTCTGACTAGAAAAACACTACTTTTCTAACAGATTAAAAATAAATTTACTTCCCATTCCCAATTCACTTTCTACAAAAATTTCGCCGCCTTGTGCTTCAATGAATTGCTTACTTATCGTTAAACCAAGACCTGTCCCCTCTTTTTTTGTTCCGGGAATTTTGAAATAGCGATCAAAAACCTTTGAAACATATTGTGAAGGAATGCCTTGTCCTTTGTCGATTACAGAAAATTGTATCTTGTATTCCACTTTTTCTACTTTCACATGGATTTCCGAATTTTCGTGAGAATAACGAACCGCGTTTGACAGTAAATTATTGAGAACCCAAGCCGTTTTCTCAGCATCAGCCAAAACTTCCCTCAGACCATTTTCTATATTGATTTTGAAAATAATATGCTTCTGCTCTGCCGCCGATTTATTTGCATTAATCGCATCCTCGATGATCATTCTAATATCAGAGGCTTGTATGTTGAGCTGTATTGCACCACTTTCAACTTGTGTGATATTCAAAAGTTCTTTGGTGATCTTCAGTAATCTGTTGGCGTCTTCTTTGATGCCATTGACAAGCGTTTTCTGTTCCTCATTCATCATTCCAATCTGTTCATTTTCCAACAATTGAAGTCCCATTTGGATGGATGAGATCGGCGTTTTGAACTCGTGTGAAACCGTTCCAAGAAAATTAGTTTTTGCCAGATCCAACTCTTTGAAAGGCGTAATATTCCTTAACATAATCACTTGCCCGATGAATTGACTCTCCTTCTCTCCCGTCGGAACCACGTTGATATCGATGATCTCTTTTTCGAAATAACTTTCTTTTCCATCAGCGTAAATTTTCATTGTTTCGCTAGTACTCTTTTTATTTTCTTCAATGATGTCCTTAATAATATTTCTGATAAGATCATTTGTCACAGCTACGTCCTGAATCAATTTACCTACGAAGTTTTCTTTTCTTAGACCTGTGATCTTCAAGGCTTCATCATTGACGAAAAGAACTTTTTTGCCTTCATCAATGCCTATCACAGGATCATGCATATTATCGATCAGAGTTTCGATGCGGCGTTTTCCGCGGATGATCTTATCCAGTTTGCTTTCAGAATATTCCTGAAGTTTTTCAGCCATTATGTTAAATGACATCGCCAATTGCCCAAACTCACTTTTGCTTTCAAAATGAACCCTTTCTTTATAATTCTGATTCGCAATCTGTTTAATACTTTCTGTCAAAACCTGAATTGGATTGGCAATATTGGAAGGCAGATTTACCATCAGGATGAAGGCGATAATGAAGCATAACATTCCTGCAGCTGAGATGATGGCAATAGCGCTTTTCGCAGTCGCATCGGCAACACTGCTTTTATGCTCGATCGCGACCATATTGAGTTGCATCAGCTCGGCAATATCTCTTCTGATGGATGATAGTAATTTAGGATTGTCTGATTTTTCTTTTAATAATTGAAAATGCGTGGCTATATTTTCTGTTGCTTCCTTCTCGCCAGTTTCGGTCACATTTTTCTTTTGTTTTTCGAGAT belongs to Chryseobacterium sp. KACC 21268 and includes:
- a CDS encoding prevent-host-death protein, giving the protein MNYKLELQTQDPGSNIVFNNIILDVFKVNIVERYSGKMNMKPKLCEVVFKVRTLDDQIIKKKDGNVNTYIRNDGFTNYKTFINVLSSYHYKKKLINRKEAEQDFVHFILSLVVTNYELN
- the gndA gene encoding NADP-dependent phosphogluconate dehydrogenase gives rise to the protein MEKYNYGMIGLGVMGRNLLYNIADNGFSIAGFDLDKLKVQELEDGATSGTTVSGTDSLEEFVAKLETPRKIVLMVPAGKPVDAGLENIKPLLTKGDIVIDAGNSYFQDTNRRISDLATLGLHFMGMGVSGGEKGARFGPSIMPGGDLEAFHSVRPMLEAIAAKVNGESCTAYMGKDAAGHYVKMVHNGIEYAIMQLISEAYDLLHRGAELSNDQLYEVFKDWNNGELNSFLIEITRDIFQQKDSVSGGFLLDQILDKAGSKGTGKWTSEEALENGVAIPTIDAAVASRTLSSYKDERILASKLYPKSEIAKPENTELFVQEVGDALFLATLISYTQGLSLLVKASEEYHFEIPLKDVVKIWRGGCIIRSSLLETFYAAYTEDQNLSNILLNENISKLVKSKISSLRKTIGFATSNGISTLGLQTVLAYFDAYTTENLPVNLIQAQRDYFGAHTYQRKDQDGVFHTQWESTNH
- a CDS encoding histone H1 is translated as MTELIEKINAEFEAFKADAELQAEKSNKAAGTRARKASLSIEKLLKEFRKTSLEATKA
- a CDS encoding ATP-binding protein, which encodes MKIKTKLNAGVGLLFLMIIVLSVLSGWYINQLKKDTNNILVANYNTLQYSRNMLLALEEISSDPAAFGVFEKHLEKQKKNVTETGEKEATENIATHFQLLKEKSDNPKLLSSIRRDIAELMQLNMVAIEHKSSVADATAKSAIAIISAAGMLCFIIAFILMVNLPSNIANPIQVLTESIKQIANQNYKERVHFESKSEFGQLAMSFNIMAEKLQEYSESKLDKIIRGKRRIETLIDNMHDPVIGIDEGKKVLFVNDEALKITGLRKENFVGKLIQDVAVTNDLIRNIIKDIIEENKKSTSETMKIYADGKESYFEKEIIDINVVPTGEKESQFIGQVIMLRNITPFKELDLAKTNFLGTVSHEFKTPISSIQMGLQLLENEQIGMMNEEQKTLVNGIKEDANRLLKITKELLNITQVESGAIQLNIQASDIRMIIEDAINANKSAAEQKHIIFKINIENGLREVLADAEKTAWVLNNLLSNAVRYSHENSEIHVKVEKVEYKIQFSVIDKGQGIPSQYVSKVFDRYFKIPGTKKEGTGLGLTISKQFIEAQGGEIFVESELGMGSKFIFNLLEK